Proteins from one Megalopta genalis isolate 19385.01 chromosome 1, iyMegGena1_principal, whole genome shotgun sequence genomic window:
- the hgo gene encoding homogentisate 1,2-dioxygenase has product MKDDLKYLSGFGCDFSSEDDRCPGALPVGQNSPQKCPYGLYAEQLSGTAFTAPRSSNKRSWFYRIRPSAVHDPFVPVAGPSGLEYNWDTVRPTPNQLRWKPFDVPSRQAAEVDFVDGLRTICGAGDCRVRQGIAIHVYLCNASMGDRALYNADGDFLIVPQLGALLITTEFGKIRCEPNEICVIQQGMRFHVTVFGPSRGYILEVFDGHFQLPELGPIGANGLANPRDFQTPVARYEDRETGYKILGKFQGKLFVAEQRHSPFDVVAWHGNYAPFKYNLDRFMAVNSVSFDHCDPSIFTVLTCPSLKTGTAAADFVIFPPQWSVQQHTFRPPYYHRNCMSEFMGLVKGRYEAKEESFHPGGATLHSIMTPHGPDTRCFETASNRELGPVRIADGTMAFMFETCYSLVVTEWATTVSNKLDRDYNKCWELLEKHFEPNAKPETTEP; this is encoded by the exons ATGAAGGACGATCTGAAG TATCTCTCGGGATTCGGTTGCGACTTCTCCAGCGAGGACGACCGCTGTCCTGGTGCTCTGCCCGTCGGCCAAAACAGCCCCCAAAAATGCCCGTACGGGCTGTACGCCGAGCAATTGTCCGGCACAGCGTTTACCG CTCCCCGGTCCTCGAACAAACGTTCCTGGTTCTATCGAATTCGACCGTCCGCCGTCCACGACCCCTTCGTCCCCGTCGCAGGGCCATCCGGACTCGAGTACAACTGGGACACCGTTCGTCCGACGCCGAATCAG CTGAGATGGAAGCCGTTCGACGTGCCGAGCAGACAAGCCGCGGAGGTCGACTTCGTCGACGGATTGCGCACGATTTGCGGCGCCGGTGACTGTCGCGTGCGACAAGGGATCGCGATCCACGTGTACCTCTGCAACGCGTCGATGGGCGACAGGGCGCTCTACAACGCCGACGGCGATTTTCTGATCG TGCCGCAACTGGGCGCGTTGCTGATCACCACCGAGTTCGGCAAGATCCGATGCGAGCCGAACGAGATATGCGTGATCCAGCAGGGCATGCGGTTCCACGTGACGGTGTTCGGCCCGTCCCGGGGATACATTCTCGAAGTGTTCGACGGCCACTTTCAGCTGCCCGAACTGGGTCCGATAG GAGCGAACGGTCTGGCGAATCCGAGGGACTTTCAAACACCGGTTGCCCGATACGAGGACCGTGAGACCGGTTACAAGATTCTCGGCAAGTTCCAGGGCAAGTTGTTCGTCGCCGAGCAACGGCACAGTCCCTTCGACGTGGTGGCCTGGCACGGGAATTACGCGCCGTTCAAATACAATCTCGACAGATTCATGGCCGTTAATTCGGTCTCTTTCGATCATTGC GACCCCTCCATCTTCACCGTTCTGACGTGCCCGTCGTTGAAAACGGGAACAGCGGCGGCCGATTTCGTCATCTTCCCGCCCCAATGGTCCGTGCAGCAACACACTTTCCGCCCGCCCTATTACCATC GAAATTGTATGAGCGAGTTTATGGGCCTCGTGAAGGGACGCTACGAAGCCAAAGAGGAAAGTTTTCATCCGGGCGGAGCGACGCTGCATTCGATTATGACGCCTCACGGGCCGGATACGCGCTGTTTCGAAACCGCTTCGAACCGCGAACTCGGGCCCGTTCGCATCGCCGACGGGACCATGGCTTTCATGTTCGAGACTTGTTACAGTTTGGTGGTCACCGAATGGGCGACCACGGTCTCCAACAAACTCGACCGCGATTACAACAAGTGCTGGGAACTTCTTGAGAAGCACTTCGAACCGAACGCCAAGCCCGAAACCACCGAGCCTTGA